The sequence TGGCGATCACCTTCGCCCAGATGGTTCTGATCCCCACATGGGGGATGCGGATCGGCGACACGACGTGGCAGATCGAGGCCGGCCACGAGGCGCGCTCGGTGCCCGTGGCCCAGATCGCCTATCTTCGGATCAATGACCGCACCGGCCCGGCGCAGGTTGCGGTGATCCTGACCAGCGGCGAGGCGGTTCCCCTCCCGGTCGAGGCACTGCCCGATCCGCTGACCCTGATCCGCGAAGCGACAAGCCGCGGCATCCCCGTGCGTCACGCCTGAGCGCAGCGCCGCCCGGCGCGGCCACGCGCCCGTCATCTTGCGGGGCGTGGCACCGGGCGCGCGGCGATGTCTCGGCCCGGTGCCCCGGCCATCGCCAATGTCGCCCCCTCTCCCGGATCGTCGGGGCGCATGCGCGGCCGCGTCGGACTGCGGCAATAGTCCTGCGCACGCACCCAGCGACGCATGTCCTCGCGCTTGCGCCGCGAATGGAACGGCCCCCAGTCGGCGGCAACCCCGCGCATGCCCGCGGACACGACCTGGTCGCGCGGCACGGTGATGCCCATGATCCGGATCCCACAGCGCAGGTTCGCCCCGCCGTTCAGCAGGGCATCGGCGCTTTGCACGTCGCAATTGCGCCAGCGCGCGGTGCCGGGCGCGATCTGGACCAGACCGAACCATTGCCCGCCTCCGCCCACGGCCCGCGGGTTGTGGGTGCTTTCATGCCAGGCCAGTGTCGAGATCAGCCCGGCCCAGAACGCAGCGCGTTGGGCGCGGTCGGCGGTGACGTAGCCCGGACACCAATCGGTGATGTCCCGCGGCACCACGTCGAGCAGCGGCGCGCCGGGGCCGCGCAGGGCGGCCATCACCGACGCGGTCCAGCGCTGGCCCCTTGGGTGTTCGTCCCAACGCAGGCTGGGCACCAGCCATGCCTCGCGTTGCGCGGGGCGGCGGCTGCGCAACGGGGCCAAAGCGGACTCTACGGGATCATCCGGCAGGCTGGCCGGGGTCACGGCACCGCCCAAGGGGGGGGCCAGGATCATCTGGCCGGCGGTCACCTCGACCGGGTCTTCGGCGGGCCGAGTCACCTCGGGTGTAGCCGCGACAGGGCGCGGCATCGGGCGCAGCATTGCGCCGGCGGGGCCGTCCTGCGCCTGGGCCGGGGTGCCGCCCCCGAAACCGCAAACCACGCAAACGACCAGCGCCACAGCCTTGGTCAGCGGCTTGGCAGCCATGCGCTTCCCCCAGTTGCGACCGCGCACCGCGCGACTGTGCCCAAGCGCGCTCGAAAAGGCAAGGAAAACAAGGGGGCGGCGGCCGCGTTACCGGATCTCAGCCGGTGCAGAAGGGCTGCGCGCTGACCCAGCCGCGCATGTCCTCGCGCTTTTCGGCCTGGACGAAGGGGCCCCAATCGGCCGCGACGCCGCCGCGCCCGCTGGCCACCACCCCGTCGCGCGGCACGGTTTCGGCCCAGATGCGCAGGGCGCAGGCGAGGTTCGCCTCGCCATTGCGCAGCGCGTCGCCGCTGGTGGCGTTGCAGCCATAATGGCGCGCGGTCGCCGGGCTGATCTGGACGAGGCCAAACCATCGCCCCCCGCCTCCCACGGCCTGCGGGTTCCAGGTGCTTTCATGGCGCGCGAGCGTCGAGAGAAGGCCCACCCAGAACGCCTCGCGCTCGGCGCGGGTGCCCTCTGTGTAGGCGGGGCACCAAGCCTCGATATCGGCTGGCACCAGATCGGGCAGATGACCCGCGGGCGCCCCCACGTCAAGCATGGCAAGGCTGGCTTCGGTCCAGGCGGGGGCCTCGGGGCGGTGGTCCCAGCGCATCACGAACTCGGTCGGGTCGGCCTCGGTGGCGCCGAGGGGCGCGAGGGAACAGCCCGTCAGGCCCAGGACGGCCAAAGCCGCCAGCAAGATCGCACGCATCATCTTGTCTCGAAACTGTTGCAGACAGCGCGGTGTGCCCCCAAGCCGCCTTGCCGAGTCCATCGTTCTGTCGCCCCCCCCGGCCAGTCGGCAGAAGCCCGCCCAAGGCGTGTCGCGCCAGATCAGCCCCTGTGCGGCACCGCGCGCGGACGGACGCCCCGCAGGGGCGGCCCCCGCGCGCCGGGCCCAAACCGCGGGGCGATGCGCGTCAGCGCGTCCCCCGTAGGCGGGAGGACCCCGTTGCAATCAAAAAAATCCCCGCCGGCCACGCGACCGGCGGGGACAGCGCCCAGATATCGCACGCGGCTCAGGCGGCCTTTTTGGCGTGGCGGCCTTCCTCGATCTCTTCGACGATCTTGCCGACGAAATCCTTCAGGTCGTTCGGGTTTCGGCTGGTGACGATGCCGCCGTCGGCAATGGCGGATTGATCGACCCATTCGGCCCCGGCATTCACCACATCGGTCTTGATCGAGGGATACGAGGTCATCGGGCGGCCCTTGGCAAGGCCCGCCTCGACCAGCAGCCACGGCGCGTGGCAGACGGCGGCAACCACCTTGCCGTCGCGGGCGAAGGCCTTGACCGTCTCGATGGCGCGGTCATCGACGCGCAGCAGATCGGGGTTGATCTGCCCGCCTGGCAGAACCAGCGCGTCATACCCGGCGACGTCGATCGCGTCGAAGGACAGGTCGGCCTCGGCCGCGCGGCCCCAGTCGCTGCCTTCCCAGCCCTTGATGGGCTTGCCATCGGGCGTGGCGACGTGAACGGTCGCGCCCTTCACGCGCAACTGGTCGCGGGGAAATTCCAGCTCGGATTGCTCGAACCCGTGAGTGGCGATGATGAGAATCCTGGCCTCGGTAATCTTCGGCATGTCGTGTCCTTTCGGCTCGCGTTCAGCTATGGGGGGCTGCCCGACCGGCGCCCCTTCCCCCTCAAAACGCCTGCCGCCGGTTTGCGTTCCATCCCCCGCATCCGCGCGCCCCCTTGCCCGACCCGCGCCGCTGACCTAAACGCTGGATCAAACGAGACGGAGGCCCGAGAATGCTCGACCTGACCCCAGACGATAAACCGACCCCGAAGCCCAAGATCATCCCCGGCGCCAAGCAGGACTGGGAACTGGTGATCGGCATGGAGGTGCATGCGCAGGTCTCGACACGCGCCAAGCTGTTCTCGGGGGCGTCCACCCAATTCGGGGCCGAACCGAACTCGAACGTGGCCTTCGTGGACGCAGGCATGCCCGGCATGCTGCCCGTCATCAACGAGGCCTGCGTGGCGCAGGCGGTGCGCACCGGGCTGGGCCTCAAGGCGGAAATCCACCTGAACTCGGCCTTCGACCGCAAGAACTATTTCTATCCCGACCTGCCGCAGGGCTACCAGATTTCCCAGCTTTACCACCCCATCGTGGGCGAAGGCAAAGTGTTGGTCGAGATGGGCGACGGCACCGCGCGCATGGTCCGGATCGAGCGCATTCACCTTGAACAGGATGCGGGCAAGTCGATCCACGACATGGACCCGGCGATGAGCTTTGTCGATCTCAACCGCACGGGCGTCGCGTTGATGGAGATCGTCAGCCGCCCCGACATTCGCGGCCCCGAGGAGGCCGCGGCCTATGTAGCCAAGCTGCGCCAGATCATGCTGTATCTGGGCACCTGCGACGGCAACATGCAGAACGGCAACCTGCGCGCCGACGTGAACGTGTCGATCTGCCAGCCGGGCGCCTACGAGAAATACCGCGAGACGGGCGATTTCAGCCATCTGGGCACCCGCTGCGAGATCAAGAACATGAACTCGCTGCGCTTCATCCAGGCCGCCATCGAATACGAGGCGCGCCGCCAGATCGCCATCGTCGAGGCCGGCGGCACCGTCGACCAGGAAACCCGCCTCTACGATGCCGACAAGGGCGAGACGCGGTCGATGCGCTCCAAGGAAGAGGCGCATGATTACCGCTACTTCCCCGATCCCGACCTTCTGCCGCTCGAGATCGAGCAGGCCTGGGTGGACGAGATCGCCGCCAACCTGCCCGAACTGCCCGACGCCAAGAAGGCCCGCTTCATCGGCGACTACGGCCTGTCGGATTACGACGCCAGCGTGCTGACCGCCGATCTGGAGGCCGCGCATTACTTCGAGTCGGTCGTGGCCGAGGCGAAAGATGGCAAATCCGCCGCCAACTGGGTCATCAACGAGTTGTTCGGCCGCCTGAAGAAGGACGAGACATCCATCACCGACAGCCCGATCACACCCGCCCAGCTGGGCCAGATCGTCAAGCTGATCAAGTCCGACGCGATCTCGGGCAAGATCGGCAAGGAGGTGTTCGAGATTGCCTATACTACCGGCCGCGATCCCGAGGAAATCGTCGAGACCGAGGGCATGAAGCAGGTCACCGACACCGGCGCGATCGAAACGGCGGTGGAAGAGATCATCGCTGCCAACCCCGCACAGGTCGAAAAGGCCAAGCAGAACCCCAAGCTGGCCGGCTGGTTCGTGGGTCAGGTGATGAAGGCCACCGGCGGCAAGGCCAACCCCAAGGCCGTTAACGAGATCGTGACCGCCAAACTGGGCCTGTGAGGGAATGCGCCGCCGGGACCCACTGGCGACGCATAACGAACGCGTCAAGTTGCGGGCGGCGTTTCTGAACGCGCTTGCCCTCGGCTTTCTAGGGTTCGCCTTTCTGCGGCCGCTTGTCGAGGGCACGCTGACGCTCAACCTGCTGACCGTCTCGTTTTTTCTGACGGGGCTGGTTTTGCATCGCGCCGCAGATTACATACTGAAGTATCTGGAAACGGAGGACTGACATGGACAGCCTCACATTGCTTGCCATTCCGGGCCTTGCGCTTGCGATTGCCTGGCTTCTGGTGGCCGACACCCGCCGCACGGCACGGCGCAACGAACGCCGCGATCATCCCGCCGAGTGACGGTGTCCCACGGGCCTAGCTGAACCGGTCAGCCCGGATGCCCCTTGCCTAGAACCCTGTCGCCGCTGTATGACGCGCCGGTTCATCGCCCGGAGAGGTCCATGCCCTATTTCGAGTACAAGGTCGTGCCCGCCCCCGACAAGACGCCGCGCGTCCGGGGCCTGAAAGGGGCGGATCGCTTCGCCTACACGCTCGAGGCCATTCTTGGCGACATGGGCGCCGAGGGCTGGGAATATGTGCGGGCCGATCGGTTCGAGGATACCGAGCGCCGGGGCCTTGGCTTGACGGCGAAATCGACGGTGACGCGCTGCGTGCTGATCTTCCGCCGCGAGGTTTTCTACGAAGACGAGGCCAGCGACCCGCCCGCCCAAGAGGCCCCGGCCGATGTCCCCGAGCCAGACACCGAGGTCGTGACCGAGCCCTCCCCCAGCCGACGCCTTGTGGCCGACCCGGCCGACCGCGCCGCCGAGTGAGGTTTCAGGCGCTGATCTTCAGCGCCAGCGCGTGAATCTCGGCCACCAGTTCCTTTCCCAGCGCATCATGCACCGCGCGATGCTGCGCGATCCGCGACAGGCCCGCGAATTTTTCACTTTCGATGCGCACGCGAAAATGGCTTTCGCCACCCTCCTGATACCCCGCATGGCCACGGTGGCTTTCGCTTTCGTCGACCACGTCCAGCACGCGCGGCGCAAACGCCTCTTGCAGTCGTGATCTGATTTTCTCGGTTCGCGTCACGAAATCCACCTCTCGCCTCTTTTCCTTGCCGCCCAAAACCCTAAACTGCCTGTTCCGAGTCGAGAAGGGCCCGAGCATGAGTGACAAAGACCCGTTCAATTTCGACCTGCGTGTCTCTACCGACAAGAAGAAACGCCGCTCGGGTCGGCGTGGCATGTCGGGCGCGTTCGAGACCTCGCAACGCGTCTGCGAACACCCGGGCTGCACCGAGCCGGGGCAATATCGCGCGCCCAAGGCGCCCGACGTCCTGGACGATTTCTACTGGTTCTGCCGCGAGCATGTGCGCGAATACAATCTCAAGTGGAACTTCTTCGAAGGCACGACCGAGGCCGAGATGGAGGCGCAACTCGACCGCGACCGCGTCTGGGACCGGCCCACGAAACCCTTCAAGAAATCGACCGAGGAACGCGCCTGGGCGAGGCTGGGTATCGAGGACCCGCATCAGGTGCTGGGGCAGAACGCCACCCGGAACCCCGGGCGCGGGCGCGGCGGCACGGGGCGCAAACTGCCGCCCACAGAACGCCGCGCCATCGAGATCCTGGACGCCAAGGACCACTGGACCAAGACCGAAATCCGCAAAAGCTACAAGGCCCTGATCAAGGTGCTGCACCCCGACATGAACGGCGGCGACCGCTCGGATGAAGACCGCCTGCAGGAGGTCGTCTGGGCCTGGGACCAGATCAAGGACAGCCGTAATTTCGGCGATTGACCGACGCGATGCGGCCCTCGGGGACCAGCTGTTGATCTTTATCCCTCAAATATGCCCGCCGGAGGCGCCAGCGCCGTGCAGGGCCCAATGCCCTGCGCGGCGCTTGCCCGGCGACGCGCGACCGCGCGGCGCGACCCGTCGATGACCTCTCCCCCCAAACAGGTGAAGACCCTGATCCTCGGCGCAGGCGCGGCAGGGATGATGTGCGCGGCCCATGCCGGCCCCGGCACGCTGGTCATCGACCATGCCAAGGCGCCGGGCGAAAAGATCCGCATCTCGGGCGGCGGGCGCTGCAATTTCACCAATCTCCACACCGAGGCTGAAAACTTTCTCGGCGAGAACCCGCATTTCCCGAAATCGGCCCTCAGCCGCTACACCCAGTGGGATTTCATCGACCTCGTGGACCGTCACGGCATCGCGTGGCACGAAAAGACGCTCGGGCAGCTTTTTTGCGACCGATCGGCCAAGGACATCATCGCGCTCCTACGCGACGAGATGGACCGTGCCGGTGCGGATCTGTGGCTGGAGGCCGAACCGGGCGAGATCACCCATGCCGATGGCCTGTTCCGCGTCGAGATCACCCAGGGCGGCACGCCCCGAACGGTTATCGCGGAAGCCCTCGTGCTGGCCACGGGGGGCAAGTCGATCCCCAAGATGGGGGCAACGGGGCTGGCCTATCGCATCGCCGCGCACTTCGGCCACCGCGTGACCGAAACGCGCCCCGCCCTTGTGCCGCTGACCTTCGACGAGACGCGCAAGGCCGCCTTTGCCGACCTGCCCGGCACGGCGGTGGACACGCGCATCACCTGCAACGGCGCCAGCTTCGACGAGGCGATGCTGTTCACCCATCGGGGCCTCTCCGGCCCGGCGGTGCTGCAGATCTCGTCCTACTGGCGCGAGGGGGACAGCCTGTCAGTCTGCCTGCGCCCCAATCTGGACCTGTTCGCGCATTTGCGCGCTCGCCGCGCCGAGGCGGGGGGCAAGGCCCTGTCCACGGTCGTGTCCGAGATCCTGCCCCGCAAGCTGGCCCTTCATCTGAGCGCCAAACTGGGGGTCTCGGGCAACCTCGCCGACCAGTCGGACGCGGCGCTGCGCGCTCTGACCGACCAGCTGACAAGGTGGGAGCTGACGCCGACCTCCTCCGAAGGTTACCGAACGGCCGAGGTGACGCTGGGGGGCGTGGCGACCGACAGGATCAGTTCCAGGACGATGGAAAGCGCGCATCTGCCGGGCCTTTACATCATCGGCGAGGCATTGGACGTGACCGGCTGGCTGGGCGGCTACAACTTCCAATGGGCCTGGTCCTCGGGCGTGGCGGCAGGCCGCGCCATCGCCGCACGGTAGGGGATGCGGCAATTGCCCCTTGCCACCGCCAACCCGCATGGGGATTGCGGTTTCATTTTTCCGAGACAGGCACAGGCGACGGCAGCAACACGGGGCCGCGCGGCCCAAGTGGGTCTTTCACCCCTCGGCGACGGCTTTCTCAGGTCAGGCCCGTGCCGCCCCGCAGCTCGCCGGTCAACGCCGCGATCAAGCAGTCCAGAACCGTCTCGGCGACGGCTTCGGGCGATCGCCCTTCGAAAGCAGCGCGGTCATCAGACGTCAGCGACGCGATACCGTGAAGGGTCGCCCATACCCAAAGGGCCATCTCGTTCGTGTTCCCCGCACGCACGCGGCCCAGCTTCTGACCCACCTCAAGTGTTGCGGCCAACCCGCGGAGCGTGGCCGTTCCGGGGGCGTCTGCGTCGGCCGCTTCAGCCTCGGGCCGATCCTGCGCCCCCTGCCCGGACCCTGGCACATGCATGAGAGCGTAGAGGCCGGGATGATCCCTCGCGAAAGCGACATAGGCCCGAAACCCCGATTTCACGCGGTCCGCCCAATCCCCCTTGGCCATGGTCTCTCGACCACCGGCGTCGGAAATGCGTGATCTGAGACGGGCGAAACCTTGGGTGACCACCTCATCCAACAGCGCGTCTTTGCTGGGGAAATGCATATAGGGGGCATTGTGGCTCACGCCCGCCTTGGCCGCCATCTTGCGCAAGCTCAACTTGGAAACCCCGTCGGTCTCGATGCAGTCGATGGCAATCTCGACAAGCCGCGCGCGCAGGTCACCGTGGTGATAAGGGGCCTCTCCAGCCGGCATATTGACAGTGTCCATATTGGTGTGATATTGACACTGCCAATACAGCGCATTCGATCAACATCTTCAAGGGAGCAGGCCATGCGACTTTTGACACCGCGCTCAGTCTTGCGGGCGTTTCACCTTGTTGGCGGTATCGCCATCAGCGCCTTCATCTATTCCCCGACCCTCCAGTCAAACAGCATTGTCGCGGCGATACTTCAGCTCGGAATTGTCCCAGCGCTCGGCATCTCGGGTTTGATCATGTGGAAGCCGCGACTTCTGCGCGCCATGACGCGCCCCTCGCGCCCTTGACGCCGGCCAAATGGGCCTGACCCTTCAGGTGCGCCAGAACGCGGTGGTCAGCAGGACGAACACGGCCATCAGTTCCAGCCGTCCGATCAACATGGCCGCCGACAGGATCCATTTCGCGGTGTCGTTCAGCGTTGCGAAATTCCCCGCCGGGCCGATCGTGTCGCCCAGGCCCGGTCCGATATTGCCAAGGGCCGCCGCCGCACCGGAGACGGACGTCACGAAATCGAGCCCGGTCAGCCCCAGCAAGACAGCCGTGATGCCCAGCGTCACGAAAAACAGGACGAAGAACGCCATGACCGAGGACAGGACCTCTTCGGCGATGGGGCGGCCTTCGTAGCGCGGCTCGAAAACGCCGTGCGGGGCATAGAGGCGGCGCACCTGCGTCGAGACCGAGGCAAACAGCAACTGGTAGCGGAACACCTTGATCGAGCACGAGGTCGAACCGGCGCAACCCCCGATCAGTCCCACGAAAAAGAAGATCGCCACCGGCACCGGCCCCCAGAGCTGGTAATCGGTGCTGGCATACCCCGTGCCCGAGATGATCGACGTGATGTTGAAGATCCCTTCGCGAAAGCCCTGCTCCCAATGGTCTCCATTGGCGATCACCCGGTAAAGGGCCAACAGGACGGTCAGCGCGAGGATGGTGACCAGATAGGCCCGGATCTGGCTGTCGCGCAGAATGGGTCGCGCCGTGCCCGCCACCAACTGGATGTAGCGCACGAAAGGCAGGCTCGCGAGGATGATGAAGACCGCGGCGACATATTCCAGCGGGCCCTGATACGCGCCGAAAGACGCATCGCGGTTCGAGAACCCACCCGTCGAGATCGTGGTCAGCGCATGCATCAGCGCATCGAACCCCGGCATTCCCAGTGCGGCATAGGTCAGCGCGCAGGCGACGGTCAGGGCAAGATAGATGACCGAGATCCGCGCCGCGATCTCGGTCGCTCGGGGCAGGATCTTGCCCATCGTGTCGAACGCCTCGGACCGGAAGATCTGCATGCCGCCAACGCGCAACTCGGGCAGGAACACCATCGCCACGACGATGATGCCGATCCCCCCGAACCACTGCAGCAGCCCGCGCCACAGGTTGAGGCCCGCCGGCAAATCGTCCAGCCCCGAAAACACCGTGGCGCCGGTGGTGGTCAGGCCGGACATCGCCTCGAAAAACGCGTCGACATAGCGCGCCTCGGTCGCGCCCAGCACGAAGGGCAGCGCGCCAAAGACCGGCAGCACCAACCAAACCCCCGTGGTCAGCAGGAATGTCTGTTGCACCGACAGGCCCTGCGACACGCCATTGGCACAGGACAGCGTCATCATCAGGCCGATCACCATGGTGATGGCCGTGGCCTCGGCAAAGGCGCCCCAATGGCCATTGCCCACAACGAGGTCAAAGGCCAACGGCACGATCATCGTCGCCCCGAGCGAAAACACGAGGAGGCCGAGCACGTGAACCACAGGGCGCAGGTCGAACATGGCGCGGAGCGTTGGCGCGCGCGGGCGGCGCTGTCAAGCAGCCTGCGCTGTCACAGGCCATCCGGCCCGGATCGGGCGTTATGCTGACGCTACGTTAGTAAAATGTTGATGCACGGGAATTTGATCGCTAGCATTTTGGAAAGGTTCCAGTTCGGGATCAGCCATGCCAGCAGTTCACAAGACGGCCCGCCAGCCAAGAGGGGACCGCCATGGGCACCCAGGACGAAAAGGGTCAGAAAACACTGACCGATGGCGATATCGCCACGCTGCGCTACCGCAGCGGCCCGGCCGGCGGGGGCAGCGATGCCGACAGCGACGCCCATGCCCACACCGATTCGGACACCGCACCGAGCCCGGCAACTGATGCCGATGCCTCCGCACAGGCGCGGACCGACGTGGATGCCGGATAGATAATTCCCTTCAAATTCAAAGCCATCGCCATTTCCCAACAGAGGACAGGACCCATGACGGACAAGAAAGACGACAAGCCGACGCTGGCGAAAACCAGATCCAGTCGACGCGCGGGTTGAACCGCCGCACGATGCTGCGCGGCTTTGGCATCGGGGGCCTCGGGCTTGGGACGGCTGCCGTGACGGGCTGTGTCACGGTGCCTGTCGGCGGCGCAAGCGGGTTCACCGACTCCGACAACGGCCCGATCGTCGATTCCGTCGGCTGCGGTCGCGGTGGGCATCGCGGCTATTACACCGGTTACACCGACGCAGATAACGGCCCGATCGTTGATCCGGGCAGCCAGGGCCGCGGGCCCCGCATCTGCTGACGC comes from Roseibacterium elongatum DSM 19469 and encodes:
- a CDS encoding transglycosylase SLT domain-containing protein is translated as MAAKPLTKAVALVVCVVCGFGGGTPAQAQDGPAGAMLRPMPRPVAATPEVTRPAEDPVEVTAGQMILAPPLGGAVTPASLPDDPVESALAPLRSRRPAQREAWLVPSLRWDEHPRGQRWTASVMAALRGPGAPLLDVVPRDITDWCPGYVTADRAQRAAFWAGLISTLAWHESTHNPRAVGGGGQWFGLVQIAPGTARWRNCDVQSADALLNGGANLRCGIRIMGITVPRDQVVSAGMRGVAADWGPFHSRRKREDMRRWVRAQDYCRSPTRPRMRPDDPGEGATLAMAGAPGRDIAARPVPRPAR
- a CDS encoding transglycosylase SLT domain-containing protein, with the protein product MRAILLAALAVLGLTGCSLAPLGATEADPTEFVMRWDHRPEAPAWTEASLAMLDVGAPAGHLPDLVPADIEAWCPAYTEGTRAEREAFWVGLLSTLARHESTWNPQAVGGGGRWFGLVQISPATARHYGCNATSGDALRNGEANLACALRIWAETVPRDGVVASGRGGVAADWGPFVQAEKREDMRGWVSAQPFCTG
- a CDS encoding type 1 glutamine amidotransferase domain-containing protein; translated protein: MPKITEARILIIATHGFEQSELEFPRDQLRVKGATVHVATPDGKPIKGWEGSDWGRAAEADLSFDAIDVAGYDALVLPGGQINPDLLRVDDRAIETVKAFARDGKVVAAVCHAPWLLVEAGLAKGRPMTSYPSIKTDVVNAGAEWVDQSAIADGGIVTSRNPNDLKDFVGKIVEEIEEGRHAKKAA
- the gatB gene encoding Asp-tRNA(Asn)/Glu-tRNA(Gln) amidotransferase subunit GatB, whose product is MLDLTPDDKPTPKPKIIPGAKQDWELVIGMEVHAQVSTRAKLFSGASTQFGAEPNSNVAFVDAGMPGMLPVINEACVAQAVRTGLGLKAEIHLNSAFDRKNYFYPDLPQGYQISQLYHPIVGEGKVLVEMGDGTARMVRIERIHLEQDAGKSIHDMDPAMSFVDLNRTGVALMEIVSRPDIRGPEEAAAYVAKLRQIMLYLGTCDGNMQNGNLRADVNVSICQPGAYEKYRETGDFSHLGTRCEIKNMNSLRFIQAAIEYEARRQIAIVEAGGTVDQETRLYDADKGETRSMRSKEEAHDYRYFPDPDLLPLEIEQAWVDEIAANLPELPDAKKARFIGDYGLSDYDASVLTADLEAAHYFESVVAEAKDGKSAANWVINELFGRLKKDETSITDSPITPAQLGQIVKLIKSDAISGKIGKEVFEIAYTTGRDPEEIVETEGMKQVTDTGAIETAVEEIIAANPAQVEKAKQNPKLAGWFVGQVMKATGGKANPKAVNEIVTAKLGL
- a CDS encoding BolA family protein, which produces MTRTEKIRSRLQEAFAPRVLDVVDESESHRGHAGYQEGGESHFRVRIESEKFAGLSRIAQHRAVHDALGKELVAEIHALALKISA
- a CDS encoding DnaJ domain-containing protein; translated protein: MSDKDPFNFDLRVSTDKKKRRSGRRGMSGAFETSQRVCEHPGCTEPGQYRAPKAPDVLDDFYWFCREHVREYNLKWNFFEGTTEAEMEAQLDRDRVWDRPTKPFKKSTEERAWARLGIEDPHQVLGQNATRNPGRGRGGTGRKLPPTERRAIEILDAKDHWTKTEIRKSYKALIKVLHPDMNGGDRSDEDRLQEVVWAWDQIKDSRNFGD
- a CDS encoding BaiN/RdsA family NAD(P)/FAD-dependent oxidoreductase; protein product: MTSPPKQVKTLILGAGAAGMMCAAHAGPGTLVIDHAKAPGEKIRISGGGRCNFTNLHTEAENFLGENPHFPKSALSRYTQWDFIDLVDRHGIAWHEKTLGQLFCDRSAKDIIALLRDEMDRAGADLWLEAEPGEITHADGLFRVEITQGGTPRTVIAEALVLATGGKSIPKMGATGLAYRIAAHFGHRVTETRPALVPLTFDETRKAAFADLPGTAVDTRITCNGASFDEAMLFTHRGLSGPAVLQISSYWREGDSLSVCLRPNLDLFAHLRARRAEAGGKALSTVVSEILPRKLALHLSAKLGVSGNLADQSDAALRALTDQLTRWELTPTSSEGYRTAEVTLGGVATDRISSRTMESAHLPGLYIIGEALDVTGWLGGYNFQWAWSSGVAAGRAIAAR
- a CDS encoding TetR/AcrR family transcriptional regulator, whose protein sequence is MDTVNMPAGEAPYHHGDLRARLVEIAIDCIETDGVSKLSLRKMAAKAGVSHNAPYMHFPSKDALLDEVVTQGFARLRSRISDAGGRETMAKGDWADRVKSGFRAYVAFARDHPGLYALMHVPGSGQGAQDRPEAEAADADAPGTATLRGLAATLEVGQKLGRVRAGNTNEMALWVWATLHGIASLTSDDRAAFEGRSPEAVAETVLDCLIAALTGELRGGTGLT
- a CDS encoding TrkH family potassium uptake protein, whose amino-acid sequence is MFDLRPVVHVLGLLVFSLGATMIVPLAFDLVVGNGHWGAFAEATAITMVIGLMMTLSCANGVSQGLSVQQTFLLTTGVWLVLPVFGALPFVLGATEARYVDAFFEAMSGLTTTGATVFSGLDDLPAGLNLWRGLLQWFGGIGIIVVAMVFLPELRVGGMQIFRSEAFDTMGKILPRATEIAARISVIYLALTVACALTYAALGMPGFDALMHALTTISTGGFSNRDASFGAYQGPLEYVAAVFIILASLPFVRYIQLVAGTARPILRDSQIRAYLVTILALTVLLALYRVIANGDHWEQGFREGIFNITSIISGTGYASTDYQLWGPVPVAIFFFVGLIGGCAGSTSCSIKVFRYQLLFASVSTQVRRLYAPHGVFEPRYEGRPIAEEVLSSVMAFFVLFFVTLGITAVLLGLTGLDFVTSVSGAAAALGNIGPGLGDTIGPAGNFATLNDTAKWILSAAMLIGRLELMAVFVLLTTAFWRT